AGGATGAACGCCGAGGCGATGTTGGCCAAGGTCTTCCCGTAGGAAAGGCCGCCGAGCGTGCCCTCAATGAGGGTCTTGACGCCGGCGGCGATGGCTGCGGCCACGACCACGATGATGATCGCGACGACGAGGCTGGGCAGGAAGGTGATGACCTGGGTCAGGAGGTCGCTGATCGGGTTGGGGCCGAAGACCCCGAAGGCGAGCTGGAGCACGAACAGCATGAGGGTGTAGTGGATGATCTTGGCCACGATGTCACTGGCGTCGAACTTGGACTGCGCGAGCGCGTCCTTGATCCCGCCACGCTCGACAGCGCGATCGAACCCCGCCTTCTCCAGCAGCGCACCCAGCGCCTTGCCGATCGCCTTGGCGACGAACAGCCCCACGATCAGGATGACCAGGAAGATCAGCAGCTTCGGGACGAACTCGGCGACGGTGCTCAGCCCACTGCTCAGGGCCTGCGTCAGACTGTCTTTCATTAAGATTTCCTCACGATCGGGGATGACACGGAAATATTCCGTACCCCCGGAATGCGCCGTCGGACGAGGTTTTCGGAAAAACTTTACAGCGTAAACCTTGCCGCGTGGTGAGGGTCAGTCAACCTGGCTTGATGCCGCAAGCAGCAGGGCCATCCGGTCGAGAAGGCTCTCGAGCGACTCCTCGAACTCGACGCGCGACTGATCCTCGGAGAGTCGGGTCCGCAGTCGTCGCACCGTGGAGTAGCCAGCGAGGGCGTCGTCCTGGGAAGACCCGTCCTCCAGCACGTCGAGCGGCCCGACATCGGCGCCGTGGGTCGCGACCTCGAGCAACAGGTGGCCCAACAAGAAACTGGTGAAGGCGCGGTATGCGCCGAGGGCGTCGTCCTCGGTGAAGCCCTCGACGATGAGGCCGTTCAGAAAGGACTCGACCCACTCGAGGCTGCGGAGCGGGGGCCGCAACCAGGGGCCCCCCGCCGGTCGGGAGACGACAAGGGGAAACGCCTTGGGGTGCTCGAGCGCAATCCTGCGAATGCCGTGCGCCAGGCGTTGCAAGAAGTCCTCCCAACCGTCCTCTGGCTCCCGCAGCACCAGCTCGTCGTCCTCGAGGTTAAGGACCAGACGCTCTACGACGGCGTCCAGCAGTTCCTGCTTGCCGGGCACGTACCGGTACAGCGACATCGCCTCGACCCCGAGCAGGTTGCCCAGGCGGCGCATCGTCAGACTGGGTAGTCCGTCCTGGTCGATGTAGGCCAGGGCGGCGTCCACCACGCGACGACGGCTCAGTGGGGCCTTGTTGGACGGCAGAGGATCGCCGTTCACCAGGTCGGCATCAGCGTGGGTCGCTCGCCTGTCATCGGCACGTCGTCCTCCTCGTCGGACTCGACGGTATCCAGTCGACCATGACGAAAACGGGCAGCGGGCTGTTCTCTCTAAGATTGGTCTGGAGTGATTGAGAATCCCCGTCCTGGATCCAGAAAGTCCATTCGTGCAAGCTCCTTGACGCGGCCTTACATTGTATGTCTGACTTGACCAGTCGATATCGCCCCACCTTGCCCGCCCCGGCCCCCCGGGTATCGCAGGCAGATCACCGTGCCGCAGTCCTGCGGTCGTCACGACGGTGCCACATCCTTGAACGGCCCCGCGTGCCTTGGAGGCCGGCCGAGCGCTCCGTGCCGCCGTTCCACCCTCACCAAGGAGCACCTCATGACCAGCACCGACCAGGTCCAGGAACTGCTCCAGTCAGGCGGCTCCACTGCCGGTCCCGGTGAAAGTCGGCACAACGGACTTGTCGTGACACACCGCGCCACAACACTCTGAACCAAGTCATCACGAACAGGTGCCGTCAGTTGCCCAACACAGGTGGTCCGCGCCCCGGCGCGGCTGCAGGCTGGTACCGCGATGTGGATCGTCCGGGGGAGCACCGATTCTGGTCAGGTTCTGACTGGCGCGACAGCACGGCACGGTCGCTGCCAGGACAAGCCGGACCACGAGACAACGCCACCTGCGAGCACGGCGTCCACTCGGCCAGCACGCGGCGCGCGGTCGCCCGCCAGCTCGCCAGGTGGGTCGGAGAAGGGCTGGACCACATCGCCAGCCAGCTCACCACCACGGTGGCGGCCCTCAACCGCTACGACCCCGACTCGAACACCCTGCAGGACGCCGCATCCCTGCTTCGGTCCCACGCCTCCGCCGACGTGGCACGCCTGGCAAGCGCGGTCGCCGACATGGCGGTCATCCTCGAGGCGGCCGAAGAGCTAGGTCGCCAACACGACATTGCGCCCGAGCGTGCTTTTGATGTTCTTGCCGACCGGGCAGCTGCATCCGCCAGACCGCTTGACGCCGTGGCCCGTCAGTTTCTCTACGTTTCTCATCCGGCTGGCACGTCGCCCGGTGACCAGGCGCCATGGGGATCAGGTCCTGCTCCATCCTGGTAGACCTTCTGTGGGGCTGTGTCGCGACGTCGTTGCCGCCTCGGACCGGGTTGGGCACTCTTGCACTAGCTAGTGCCAGGGCGCTGACCGAGCGAAAAGGTGTCGGGAGCGCGGGGCGATTCAAGTTCACTACCAACGCCCCGGAGAAATCGTGTCGGTCCCCTTGTGAGACCTGCCAAGAGTCTCGTGGGCGGCACTTAGGATTCCGTGCCGCCCAAACGGCACCGATTGGTCGACTGATGAGGCCCGGTGCTTGAGCACTTCTCCGGGGTTCGCATCTCTTGTGCAGGGCTGAGCAGCGGGTCGATTGTCGGAGTCAGTGACTCTGTC
This genomic interval from Nocardioides scoriae contains the following:
- a CDS encoding mechanosensitive ion channel family protein, whose protein sequence is MKDSLTQALSSGLSTVAEFVPKLLIFLVILIVGLFVAKAIGKALGALLEKAGFDRAVERGGIKDALAQSKFDASDIVAKIIHYTLMLFVLQLAFGVFGPNPISDLLTQVITFLPSLVVAIIIVVVAAAIAAGVKTLIEGTLGGLSYGKTLANIASAFILFLGVVAALNQVGVATTVTTPILIAILATIGGVIVVGAGGGLIKPMQHRWERYLSAAEDEAPRVRREAGQAPSASEQARRAQSRVESDTRTSGASPHSS
- a CDS encoding TetR/AcrR family transcriptional regulator C-terminal domain-containing protein, which encodes MNGDPLPSNKAPLSRRRVVDAALAYIDQDGLPSLTMRRLGNLLGVEAMSLYRYVPGKQELLDAVVERLVLNLEDDELVLREPEDGWEDFLQRLAHGIRRIALEHPKAFPLVVSRPAGGPWLRPPLRSLEWVESFLNGLIVEGFTEDDALGAYRAFTSFLLGHLLLEVATHGADVGPLDVLEDGSSQDDALAGYSTVRRLRTRLSEDQSRVEFEESLESLLDRMALLLAASSQVD